A section of the Acidobacterium capsulatum ATCC 51196 genome encodes:
- a CDS encoding PadR family transcriptional regulator: MKDSDSLAGSASGSLFENLRLELRRGCLTLATLAQLKQEHYGYTLRKALAERGLAIDESTLYPLLRRLESQGLLLSQWREEDKRNKRFYRLSPMGEQMLGQLLAEWRELNASLDRILGQREGQAE; this comes from the coding sequence ATGAAAGATTCTGATTCACTCGCCGGAAGCGCCTCAGGTTCGCTCTTTGAGAACCTGCGGCTCGAGCTGCGCCGCGGCTGTCTGACGCTGGCCACGCTGGCGCAACTGAAGCAGGAGCACTACGGCTACACGCTGCGCAAGGCACTGGCCGAGCGCGGGCTGGCCATTGATGAGAGCACGCTCTATCCGCTGCTGCGCCGCCTGGAGAGCCAGGGATTGCTGCTGAGCCAGTGGCGCGAAGAGGACAAGCGCAACAAGCGTTTCTACCGCCTGTCGCCGATGGGCGAGCAGATGCTCGGGCAACTGCTCGCGGAGTGGCGGGAGCTGAATGCCTCGCTGGACCGCATTCTGGGCCAGAGGGAGGGCCAGGCCGAATGA
- a CDS encoding CRTAC1 family protein gives MVAPGLDLSAIPGLAQQTPGGSGGGSSTAGAHAAIYDAEHRPITAGGFVKSGPIVFQNATKAAGLDAFTHVMGTKEKKFILETIGSGVGLIDYDNDGWLDIYLVNGSTYDAMDGKAPQPRAALFHNNRDGTFTDVAEKAGVLNERWGFGVVVADFDNDGWPDLYVTNFGKNRLYKNNHDGTFTDIAEKAGVALGNWSTGATWGDINGDGKLDLFVPGYIHYDLNNPPVSGSKAVSYAFCNYRGVATMCGPRGLQGETDHLFQNNGDGTFTDISKKAGVSDPSAYYGFGGIFADFSNKGKVDLIVADDSTPNYLYTNNGNGTFTDNSYASGFALNQDGRETATMGMAVADYDNDGWLDIATTDFSDDYFVVYHNDGQANFTDVSYQLGTARDTIPFLGWGVGFIDYDNDGWKDLMYLNGHVYPQVDEHDWGMTYAERPLLFHNEGGKKFNLVPPVIGTSLADVMASRGAAFGDLFNTGKIDVVVNVMDSHPVLMRNVFETSNHWVKFNLVGGPKSPRDAVGASVYVKTGTLRQRCDKMAGGSFLSSNDPRLHFGLGEAAAIDDVEIHWPSGTVEHVKIPAVDRIYTIEEGKGITGEMKPSGLKA, from the coding sequence ATGGTGGCGCCCGGTCTTGACCTGTCCGCGATTCCCGGCCTGGCGCAGCAGACGCCGGGCGGCAGTGGAGGCGGCAGCTCGACGGCCGGCGCGCATGCCGCGATCTATGACGCGGAGCATCGCCCCATCACCGCGGGCGGATTTGTGAAGAGCGGCCCCATCGTCTTCCAGAACGCCACCAAGGCGGCTGGTCTCGATGCCTTCACGCATGTGATGGGCACCAAGGAGAAGAAGTTCATCCTTGAGACCATCGGCTCGGGCGTGGGGCTGATCGACTATGACAACGATGGCTGGCTCGACATCTATCTGGTGAACGGCTCGACCTACGATGCGATGGATGGCAAGGCTCCGCAGCCGCGCGCCGCGCTGTTTCACAACAACCGCGACGGCACATTCACCGATGTGGCCGAAAAGGCCGGAGTGCTCAATGAGCGCTGGGGCTTTGGCGTGGTGGTGGCCGACTTTGACAACGATGGCTGGCCGGATCTCTACGTCACTAACTTCGGCAAGAATCGCCTCTACAAGAACAATCACGACGGCACCTTCACGGACATTGCCGAGAAGGCCGGCGTGGCGCTGGGCAACTGGTCCACAGGCGCGACGTGGGGCGATATCAACGGCGACGGCAAGCTCGATCTGTTTGTGCCGGGCTACATTCATTACGACCTGAACAATCCGCCGGTGTCCGGCTCGAAGGCCGTCTCCTACGCGTTTTGTAACTATCGCGGCGTGGCGACCATGTGCGGGCCGCGCGGTTTGCAGGGCGAGACGGACCATCTCTTCCAGAACAACGGCGATGGCACCTTCACCGACATCAGCAAAAAGGCGGGCGTCAGCGATCCGAGCGCCTATTACGGCTTTGGCGGCATCTTTGCCGATTTCAGCAACAAGGGCAAGGTGGACCTGATTGTTGCCGACGATTCCACGCCGAACTATCTGTACACCAACAACGGCAACGGCACGTTCACTGACAACAGCTATGCCTCGGGCTTTGCGCTGAACCAGGATGGCCGCGAGACCGCGACCATGGGCATGGCGGTGGCCGATTATGACAATGACGGCTGGCTCGACATTGCGACGACCGACTTCTCTGACGACTATTTTGTGGTCTATCACAATGACGGCCAGGCCAACTTCACCGATGTGAGCTACCAGCTTGGTACGGCCCGCGATACCATTCCGTTTCTGGGCTGGGGCGTAGGCTTTATCGACTACGACAACGACGGCTGGAAGGACCTGATGTACCTGAACGGCCATGTGTATCCGCAGGTGGACGAGCATGACTGGGGCATGACGTATGCCGAGCGTCCGCTGCTGTTTCACAACGAAGGCGGCAAGAAGTTCAACCTGGTGCCGCCGGTGATCGGCACCAGCCTCGCCGATGTGATGGCCTCACGCGGCGCGGCCTTTGGCGACCTCTTCAACACGGGCAAGATCGACGTCGTGGTGAATGTGATGGACAGCCATCCGGTGCTGATGCGGAATGTCTTTGAGACGTCGAACCACTGGGTGAAGTTCAACCTGGTGGGCGGCCCGAAGAGCCCGCGCGACGCGGTGGGCGCATCGGTGTATGTGAAGACCGGAACCCTGCGCCAGCGCTGCGACAAGATGGCCGGCGGCAGCTTCCTCTCGTCGAATGATCCGCGGCTGCACTTTGGACTGGGCGAGGCGGCGGCGATCGATGACGTGGAGATTCACTGGCCGAGCGGCACGGTGGAGCATGTGAAGATTCCGGCCGTGGATCGCATTTATACGATCGAGGAAGGGAAGGGCATCACCGGCGAGATGAAGCCCTCGGGCCTCAAGGCCTGA
- a CDS encoding tetratricopeptide repeat protein, translating to MQFRRTLFQAGTALLLFAGCTFLFLRPTHAGSRPATPQTQYSAAVSKNYQYPFGSDKPFSPSYASTQSGQFIQPGAFPTAEYCGHCHQASYHQWRASLHSNSFREPYYVKNVDLLKHTKGVAYARHCEACHNPIALLSGSLTPDKYTHATWYNNEGVTCSVCHSIAEVKPTYGIGSYVMGTPSALLDANGKPIPGEVPYSEIMAHVQRHIAAVMKPFYKSPQYCAACHEADLPRTLNHYKWLPAITLYDEWQHSSFSHESPLPFYTKPHLVCQNCHMDLVRTSLPDYSKKNGMIMSHRWIGGNTAVPVYFHDKKQYAETVKNLQHDRLNVDLFAVRLNKDQQWTGPLGSTGFTLKPGDNVQLAVVIQNKGIGHSLVPEQRDILESWVQFVVKDAHGRVVMNSGGILPNGYVDPNAHSFVAQMLDAQGNLLQHHEVWLKHTNAVGYTIQSGSSTLVRYQFQIPEGDPGPFTVTAKVNYRHFDQVFANWVLGTGHKPLPVTVMASRTRTLYLGQNKPVPPKPGDNPDWMRWNDFGITLLSQQQYGEAVYAFEQVAKMRPDYDRAWANIGIAYYNWEKYPEAAQYLAKALAMNPDSARTLYWQALTFRNQAKVPEAIADLKKAATLFPLSSDIHRELGFSYYQQHEYKLAEAQYQTVQSINPNDLAAHYILGIVYSRLGNRAEAAKQEKLFADQKLDPMADIGMQSYYAKHPAIADEAVPWHVHTEAEAMQSWNSPTPSAKTAPPATVAKGGAR from the coding sequence ATGCAGTTTCGCAGGACACTTTTTCAGGCCGGTACCGCACTCCTTCTATTCGCAGGCTGCACGTTTCTCTTTCTGCGGCCCACGCACGCGGGCAGCCGCCCGGCGACGCCGCAGACGCAATATTCGGCGGCGGTCAGCAAGAATTATCAGTACCCCTTCGGCTCTGACAAGCCATTCTCGCCGAGCTATGCGAGCACACAGAGCGGCCAGTTCATTCAGCCGGGCGCATTCCCGACGGCAGAGTACTGCGGCCATTGCCACCAGGCCAGCTATCATCAGTGGCGCGCTTCGCTGCATTCGAACTCGTTCCGCGAGCCCTACTACGTCAAGAATGTAGACCTGCTCAAGCACACCAAAGGCGTGGCCTATGCGCGGCACTGCGAGGCCTGCCACAATCCCATCGCGCTGCTCTCCGGCAGCCTGACGCCGGACAAATACACGCACGCCACCTGGTACAACAACGAGGGCGTCACCTGCTCGGTGTGCCACTCCATTGCGGAAGTGAAGCCCACCTACGGCATCGGTTCTTATGTGATGGGCACGCCTTCGGCGCTGCTCGACGCGAATGGCAAGCCGATTCCCGGCGAGGTGCCCTACAGCGAGATCATGGCTCACGTGCAGCGCCACATTGCGGCCGTGATGAAGCCCTTCTACAAGTCGCCGCAATATTGCGCGGCGTGCCATGAGGCCGATTTGCCGCGCACGCTCAACCATTACAAGTGGCTGCCGGCGATCACGCTCTATGACGAGTGGCAGCATTCATCGTTCTCGCACGAGTCGCCGCTGCCCTTCTACACCAAGCCGCACCTGGTGTGCCAGAACTGCCATATGGACCTGGTGCGGACCTCGCTGCCGGACTACTCGAAGAAGAATGGCATGATCATGTCACACCGCTGGATTGGCGGGAATACGGCTGTGCCGGTCTACTTCCATGACAAGAAGCAGTATGCCGAGACGGTCAAGAACCTGCAGCATGACCGGTTGAATGTGGATCTCTTTGCCGTTCGCCTCAATAAGGATCAGCAATGGACCGGCCCGCTCGGCTCGACCGGCTTCACGCTCAAGCCCGGCGACAATGTGCAACTGGCGGTCGTGATTCAGAACAAAGGCATTGGCCACTCGCTGGTGCCGGAGCAGCGCGACATTCTGGAAAGCTGGGTGCAGTTTGTCGTCAAGGATGCGCATGGCCGCGTGGTGATGAACAGTGGCGGCATTCTGCCGAATGGTTACGTGGACCCGAACGCGCACAGCTTTGTGGCGCAGATGCTCGATGCGCAGGGAAATCTGCTGCAGCATCACGAGGTCTGGCTCAAGCACACCAATGCGGTGGGCTACACCATTCAGTCGGGCAGCTCGACGCTGGTGCGCTACCAGTTCCAGATTCCCGAGGGCGATCCTGGCCCCTTCACCGTCACGGCCAAGGTGAACTACCGTCACTTCGATCAGGTGTTTGCCAACTGGGTGCTGGGCACAGGGCACAAGCCGCTGCCCGTGACTGTGATGGCCTCGCGCACGCGCACGCTTTACCTGGGCCAGAACAAGCCGGTGCCGCCCAAGCCGGGCGACAACCCCGACTGGATGCGGTGGAACGACTTCGGCATCACTCTGCTGAGCCAGCAGCAGTATGGCGAGGCCGTGTATGCCTTTGAGCAGGTGGCCAAGATGCGGCCGGACTATGACCGCGCCTGGGCCAACATTGGCATTGCGTACTACAACTGGGAGAAGTATCCCGAGGCGGCGCAGTACCTGGCCAAGGCTCTGGCGATGAATCCTGACAGTGCGCGCACGCTCTACTGGCAGGCGCTCACCTTCCGCAATCAGGCCAAGGTGCCCGAGGCGATTGCCGATTTGAAGAAGGCGGCCACGCTCTTCCCGCTCTCGTCAGACATTCATCGCGAGCTGGGCTTCAGCTATTACCAGCAGCATGAGTACAAGCTGGCAGAGGCGCAGTACCAGACGGTGCAGTCGATCAATCCGAATGATCTGGCGGCGCACTACATTCTGGGCATCGTCTACAGCCGCCTGGGCAATCGGGCCGAGGCAGCCAAGCAGGAGAAGCTCTTCGCCGACCAGAAGCTCGATCCGATGGCGGATATCGGCATGCAGAGCTACTATGCGAAGCATCCGGCCATTGCCGATGAGGCGGTGCCGTGGCATGTACACACTGAGGCCGAGGCCATGCAGTCCTGGAACTCGCCTACGCCATCGGCCAAAACCGCTCCACCGGCAACGGTCGCCAAGGGAGGAGCGCGTTGA
- a CDS encoding sialidase family protein, with product MNRFQVVLATALAAPVLAASGFAQSLPPVPGSQVINITPTPGTFTEPGVAVNPNNPKQVVVVLQYTAKAAYTEDGGQTWHLDSTGVAPLNYRMSGDVSVAFDNKGHAIMDCIAFDKLGSFNYWGHGATRNGIFQRRSLDGGKTWETQLRTVSAFPTKPGIPFEDKPYIVADDSPQSPHAGNLYVGWTRWTLTDSRMLFSRSTDDGVKWSKPIEISQTRGLPRDDNGALEGFDGVVGPKGTLYGVWSADDEIVLTESHDGGKTFTPSRNIVHTAPTMFAVDGMDRANGFPQIADDPKNGELYVTWSDYRNGDVDIFLSRSTDHGATWSAPVKVNNDPKHDGADHFFQWLAVDPVTGAVNVVFYDRRENPHKQIVVLARSTDHGATFNNYAWTNTPFSGKDVFMGDYLGLAAYGGKVYGAWPVHPQGAKGTILQIGEANFNK from the coding sequence ATGAATCGCTTTCAAGTTGTGCTTGCCACCGCGCTCGCCGCGCCGGTTTTGGCGGCGTCTGGTTTTGCGCAAAGTCTGCCGCCGGTTCCCGGCTCTCAGGTCATCAACATTACGCCCACGCCCGGAACCTTCACTGAGCCCGGCGTGGCCGTGAATCCGAACAATCCCAAACAGGTGGTGGTGGTTTTGCAGTACACCGCCAAGGCCGCCTACACCGAGGACGGCGGCCAGACCTGGCATCTGGACAGCACCGGCGTCGCGCCGCTCAACTACCGCATGTCCGGCGATGTGTCCGTAGCCTTTGACAACAAGGGCCACGCCATCATGGACTGCATTGCCTTCGACAAGCTGGGCAGCTTCAACTACTGGGGCCATGGAGCCACGCGCAACGGCATCTTTCAGCGCCGCTCGCTCGACGGCGGCAAGACCTGGGAGACGCAACTGCGCACCGTAAGCGCGTTCCCGACGAAGCCGGGAATTCCCTTTGAGGACAAGCCGTACATCGTGGCCGATGACAGTCCGCAGAGCCCCCATGCCGGCAATCTCTATGTGGGCTGGACGCGCTGGACGCTGACCGACTCACGCATGCTCTTCTCGCGCTCGACCGATGACGGCGTGAAGTGGAGCAAGCCCATTGAGATTTCCCAGACGCGCGGCCTGCCTCGCGATGACAACGGCGCATTGGAAGGCTTTGATGGCGTCGTGGGGCCAAAGGGTACGCTTTATGGCGTCTGGTCCGCCGATGACGAGATCGTGCTGACCGAGTCGCACGACGGCGGCAAGACCTTCACGCCCTCGCGCAACATCGTTCACACCGCGCCGACGATGTTTGCCGTCGATGGCATGGACCGCGCGAATGGATTCCCGCAGATTGCCGATGACCCGAAGAATGGCGAACTCTACGTCACCTGGAGCGATTATCGCAACGGCGATGTGGACATCTTTTTGTCGCGCTCGACCGATCATGGCGCGACCTGGAGCGCCCCGGTGAAGGTGAACAATGACCCGAAGCATGATGGGGCCGATCACTTCTTCCAGTGGCTGGCCGTCGATCCCGTAACGGGCGCGGTGAATGTGGTGTTCTATGACCGCCGCGAAAACCCTCACAAGCAGATCGTGGTGCTGGCCCGCTCGACCGACCACGGCGCAACCTTCAACAACTACGCCTGGACCAACACGCCCTTCAGCGGGAAAGACGTCTTCATGGGCGACTACCTCGGCCTCGCCGCGTATGGCGGCAAGGTGTACGGAGCGTGGCCGGTGCATCCGCAGGGCGCAAAGGGCACGATTCTGCAGATTGGCGAGGCCAACTTCAACAAGTAA
- a CDS encoding WD40/YVTN/BNR-like repeat-containing protein, with protein MRTLPALLSVAALALSAAVLPGHAQAVHPSPAAVVSSSTYSHDLHWRLIGPFRGGRTRAVSGVPSEPNVFYVGAVDGGVWKTNDYGRTWHPIFDHEPTGSIGALAVAPSDPKIIYVASGEGLHRPDLSVGDGIYKSTDAGKTWTRLGLRNVQQFSQMAVDPTNPDRVFVAAAGHPYGPNSQRGIYRSLDGGKTWQKVLYVDENTGGNDVRIDPKNPQIVYATLWEAREGPWENGEFSGPEGGIYKSTDGGSTWKKLHGGLPDDIIQAYVAISPSHPSTLFASVAVPGKVQLYRSEDGGQTWTAPTTDARPKNRIGGGDLPMPAIDPEHPNVFYMTSIVTWKSEDSGHTWHAFRGAPGGDDYQNIWINPHNSKVIALVGDQGALVTVNGGQTWSSWYNQPTAQIYHVAADNAFPYRLCGGQQESGSVCIQTRGNDGEINFRNWHPVGAEEYGYVAPDPLDPDIVYGGKLTKWNRATGQVQDVLPVPLRNHGFRAVRTEPLMFSPVNPHLLYFAANTLWESYDGGNTWKQISPDLSRKTWAIPSVVGIYSKQPDAQPKDRGVIYALAPSPLNVNRIWAGTDDGLIWLTTDGGQHWKNVTPPEMKPWQKISILDAGHFDPNTAYAAVNTLRLDDLHPYIYRTHDGGKTWTKIVNGLPDDEDVNVVRQDPKVKGLLYCGTERTVYVSFDDGDHWQPLRMNLPATSIRDLILKNDDLAIATHGRGFWVMDDITPLRQWKKVAGNAPALMRPALAYRVHWDTNTDTPLAPDEPHADNPPDGAILDYWLPADAQGAVTLTIRDAAGHVVRQYSSATPVPPTDPKLMIPAYWLRPAQHLSAQAGLHRFVWDLHFTPVAGIPAEYPIAAVPHDTAPAPTSPFVLPGQYTVQLTVNGKTYAQPLVIREDPRVKTPMEGLEAQFALSDAVYRDLKTVQAVIDKASATASKPEVAELVGEQGGFEEGPRQMQPTLYGMRGMLLQMLTTLQGADVAPTQPQHAAVKELHGDVEKLLARAKALGLS; from the coding sequence ATGCGCACTCTCCCTGCTCTGCTTTCCGTCGCTGCCCTCGCACTGAGCGCGGCCGTCCTGCCCGGCCATGCCCAGGCCGTCCACCCGTCCCCGGCCGCGGTAGTCTCGTCTTCCACTTACAGCCACGACCTGCACTGGCGGCTGATTGGGCCGTTCCGCGGCGGACGCACCCGCGCGGTGAGCGGCGTGCCCAGCGAGCCGAACGTGTTCTACGTGGGCGCGGTGGATGGCGGCGTGTGGAAGACAAATGATTACGGGCGCACGTGGCATCCGATTTTTGACCATGAGCCGACCGGCTCCATTGGTGCCCTCGCGGTCGCGCCCTCTGACCCGAAGATCATTTACGTGGCCAGCGGCGAAGGGCTGCACCGGCCTGATCTTTCGGTCGGCGACGGCATTTACAAATCAACCGATGCAGGCAAAACATGGACACGCCTCGGACTGAGAAATGTGCAGCAGTTCTCGCAGATGGCCGTGGATCCCACGAATCCTGATCGTGTCTTTGTCGCAGCCGCCGGGCATCCTTACGGGCCCAACTCACAGCGCGGCATCTATCGCTCGCTCGACGGCGGCAAGACGTGGCAGAAGGTGCTCTATGTGGACGAGAACACGGGCGGCAACGACGTGCGCATCGACCCGAAGAATCCGCAGATTGTGTATGCCACGCTGTGGGAAGCGCGCGAAGGCCCATGGGAGAATGGCGAGTTCAGCGGGCCGGAGGGCGGCATCTATAAATCGACCGACGGCGGCAGCACATGGAAGAAGCTGCACGGCGGATTGCCGGACGACATCATTCAGGCTTACGTCGCAATCTCCCCAAGCCACCCCAGCACGCTGTTTGCCTCGGTCGCGGTACCGGGCAAAGTGCAGCTCTACCGCTCAGAGGATGGCGGCCAGACCTGGACCGCGCCGACCACGGACGCGCGGCCGAAGAATCGCATTGGCGGCGGCGACCTGCCCATGCCGGCCATTGATCCCGAGCACCCGAACGTCTTCTACATGACCAGCATTGTGACCTGGAAGAGCGAGGATTCCGGGCACACGTGGCATGCCTTTCGCGGCGCGCCGGGCGGGGACGATTACCAGAACATCTGGATCAATCCTCACAACTCGAAGGTGATTGCGCTGGTGGGCGACCAGGGCGCGCTGGTGACGGTCAACGGCGGACAGACGTGGAGCTCCTGGTACAACCAGCCGACGGCACAGATCTATCACGTCGCGGCGGACAACGCCTTCCCTTACCGGCTGTGCGGCGGACAGCAGGAGAGCGGATCGGTTTGCATTCAGACGCGCGGCAACGATGGCGAGATCAACTTCCGCAACTGGCACCCGGTGGGCGCGGAGGAATACGGATACGTTGCTCCCGATCCGCTGGACCCGGATATTGTCTACGGCGGCAAGCTGACCAAGTGGAATCGCGCGACCGGGCAGGTGCAGGACGTACTGCCGGTGCCGCTGCGCAACCATGGCTTTCGCGCGGTGCGCACCGAGCCGCTGATGTTTTCGCCGGTGAATCCGCACCTGTTGTACTTTGCGGCCAATACGCTGTGGGAGAGCTACGACGGCGGCAACACCTGGAAGCAGATCAGCCCCGATCTCTCGCGCAAGACGTGGGCGATTCCCTCGGTGGTGGGCATCTACAGCAAGCAACCGGACGCGCAGCCGAAGGATCGCGGCGTGATCTACGCGCTGGCTCCGTCGCCTTTGAATGTGAACCGCATCTGGGCCGGGACCGACGATGGGCTGATCTGGCTGACGACCGATGGCGGCCAGCACTGGAAGAACGTGACGCCGCCGGAGATGAAGCCGTGGCAGAAGATTTCCATTCTGGACGCGGGCCACTTTGACCCGAACACCGCCTATGCGGCGGTGAACACGCTGCGGCTCGACGATCTGCATCCGTACATCTATCGCACGCACGATGGCGGCAAAACGTGGACAAAGATTGTGAATGGCCTGCCGGACGATGAAGACGTGAACGTGGTGCGGCAGGACCCCAAGGTGAAGGGGCTGCTCTACTGCGGCACCGAGCGCACGGTGTATGTCTCGTTTGACGATGGAGACCACTGGCAGCCGCTGCGGATGAATCTGCCGGCGACATCGATTCGCGACCTCATCCTCAAGAACGACGACCTCGCGATTGCCACGCACGGGCGCGGCTTCTGGGTGATGGATGACATCACTCCGCTGCGGCAGTGGAAGAAGGTTGCGGGCAATGCGCCCGCGCTGATGAGGCCCGCGCTGGCCTATCGCGTGCACTGGGACACAAACACCGACACGCCGCTCGCACCCGATGAGCCGCATGCGGACAATCCTCCGGATGGGGCGATTCTGGACTACTGGCTGCCTGCCGATGCGCAGGGCGCGGTGACGCTGACCATTCGCGATGCTGCGGGCCACGTGGTGCGGCAGTATTCGAGCGCGACGCCGGTACCGCCGACGGACCCAAAACTTATGATTCCAGCCTACTGGCTGCGCCCGGCACAGCATCTCTCCGCGCAAGCCGGGCTGCATCGCTTCGTGTGGGACCTGCACTTCACGCCGGTCGCGGGAATTCCGGCCGAGTACCCGATTGCCGCCGTGCCGCATGACACGGCCCCCGCGCCCACCTCGCCGTTTGTGCTGCCGGGCCAGTACACCGTGCAGCTCACGGTCAATGGCAAGACGTATGCGCAGCCGCTGGTGATTCGCGAAGACCCGCGCGTGAAGACGCCGATGGAGGGATTGGAGGCCCAATTTGCGCTCTCCGATGCGGTCTATCGCGATCTCAAGACCGTGCAGGCGGTGATTGATAAAGCCAGCGCCACGGCCAGCAAGCCAGAGGTGGCCGAATTGGTGGGCGAGCAGGGCGGCTTTGAAGAGGGTCCGCGCCAGATGCAGCCCACGCTCTACGGCATGCGCGGCATGCTGCTGCAGATGCTCACGACGCTGCAGGGTGCGGATGTGGCTCCAACCCAGCCGCAGCACGCCGCCGTGAAGGAGCTGCACGGCGACGTGGAGAAGCTGCTGGCCCGCGCCAAGGCATTGGGCCTGAGCTGA
- a CDS encoding radical SAM protein, whose translation MMPMPVRRTLRRWNRLYRETRVVAQALREKDHPVFAHVVVTRRCNLACTYCSEFDDHSKPVPAEELLKRIDKLAALGTTTVTITGGETLLHPELELVIARIRSYRMIAVMITNGYLLSVDRIKSLNKAGLDRMQISIDNIEPDDVSMKSLRILDLRLRWLAEHAEFPVHIHSVVGAGTSKPADVIQIQSRARQLGHLSTAGIVHDETGHILPIDEESRRVLKQVEGSTKSAFSFARHNPWRAKLLAGKPNDWHCPAGGRHLYICEFGLVHYCMSQRGYPAIPLEKYTIEDCIREAKKPKACAPYCTIFCVHRIAWVDRLRENPSQALTELFPPQEGSDQPAIPAPVRALTALFAAPKPGSKPSGATLAFRKAAMRLLKIS comes from the coding sequence ATGATGCCGATGCCCGTTCGCCGCACCCTCAGGCGCTGGAACCGTCTCTACCGCGAGACGCGAGTTGTCGCCCAGGCGCTGCGCGAGAAGGATCATCCTGTCTTTGCCCACGTCGTGGTGACACGGCGATGCAACCTGGCCTGTACCTATTGCAGCGAGTTTGACGACCACTCGAAGCCGGTCCCGGCCGAGGAGCTGCTGAAGCGCATCGACAAGCTGGCTGCGCTGGGCACGACGACCGTGACCATCACGGGCGGCGAGACGCTGCTGCATCCCGAGCTGGAGCTGGTGATTGCGCGCATTCGCAGCTACCGCATGATCGCCGTGATGATCACCAACGGCTATCTGCTCTCAGTGGATCGCATCAAGAGCCTCAACAAGGCCGGGCTGGACCGCATGCAGATCAGCATCGACAACATCGAGCCCGATGATGTGTCGATGAAGAGCCTGCGCATCCTTGACCTGCGGCTGCGCTGGCTGGCCGAGCATGCCGAGTTCCCTGTTCACATTCACTCGGTGGTAGGCGCGGGCACCAGCAAGCCTGCGGACGTGATCCAGATTCAGAGCCGCGCCCGGCAACTGGGCCACCTGAGCACGGCCGGCATTGTGCATGACGAGACCGGCCACATTCTGCCGATCGACGAAGAGAGCCGCCGCGTGCTCAAGCAGGTGGAAGGCAGCACGAAGTCTGCGTTTTCGTTTGCGCGGCACAATCCGTGGCGGGCCAAACTGCTGGCGGGCAAGCCGAATGACTGGCACTGCCCGGCCGGGGGACGCCACCTCTACATCTGCGAATTTGGACTGGTGCACTACTGCATGTCGCAGCGCGGCTATCCGGCGATTCCGCTGGAGAAGTACACGATTGAGGACTGCATTCGCGAAGCGAAGAAGCCCAAGGCCTGCGCACCCTATTGCACCATCTTTTGCGTACACCGCATTGCGTGGGTCGATCGCCTGCGCGAGAACCCGAGCCAGGCGCTCACCGAGCTGTTCCCTCCGCAGGAGGGCAGCGATCAGCCGGCGATTCCCGCGCCCGTGCGCGCGCTGACCGCGCTGTTTGCCGCACCCAAGCCGGGCAGCAAGCCGAGCGGAGCCACTCTGGCCTTCCGCAAGGCGGCCATGCGACTGCTCAAGATCAGCTAA